Proteins from one Deltaproteobacteria bacterium genomic window:
- the atpG gene encoding ATP synthase F1 subunit gamma, with translation MANLKDIRKRIASVKSTQQITQAMKMVAASKLRRAQDAITQARPYADRLETLLGNLAGANEGGDGPAHPLLQRRERVRVAEVLVLSSDRGLCGGFNSNIQRRAMRFVAEHQRDYDEIRISVVGRKGNDFLKRRKGFTHGKYHSDLLGDVRYPRAHHLAEDLSSRFLAGELDAVFLLYNKFQSVISQEVTLLQLLPIEPPEAREVEDVPQGVDFLFEPSQDDVLTRLVPAYLTTQVWRALLESVASEQGARMSAMDSATRNAGDMIDRLTLIANRTRQAAITKELMEIVSGAEALK, from the coding sequence ATGGCGAACCTCAAGGACATCCGCAAGCGCATCGCTTCGGTCAAGAGCACCCAGCAGATCACCCAGGCCATGAAGATGGTCGCGGCCTCCAAGCTGCGGCGGGCCCAGGACGCGATCACCCAGGCGCGGCCCTACGCCGACCGCCTGGAGACCCTGCTGGGGAACCTGGCCGGAGCGAACGAGGGCGGCGACGGCCCGGCCCACCCCCTCCTGCAGCGGCGGGAGCGGGTGCGGGTGGCCGAGGTCCTCGTCCTCAGCTCCGACCGCGGCCTCTGCGGCGGCTTCAACTCGAACATCCAGCGGCGGGCCATGCGCTTCGTCGCGGAGCACCAGCGCGACTACGACGAGATCCGCATCTCGGTGGTCGGCCGCAAGGGGAACGACTTCCTCAAGCGGCGCAAGGGCTTCACCCACGGGAAGTACCACTCGGACCTCCTCGGTGACGTCCGCTACCCCCGCGCTCACCACCTCGCCGAGGATCTCTCCAGCCGCTTCCTGGCTGGTGAGCTCGACGCGGTCTTCCTGCTCTACAACAAGTTCCAGTCGGTGATCTCCCAGGAGGTCACCCTGCTGCAGCTGCTGCCCATCGAGCCGCCCGAGGCGAGGGAGGTGGAGGACGTGCCCCAGGGCGTCGACTTCCTCTTCGAGCCCAGCCAGGACGACGTCCTGACGCGCCTGGTGCCGGCCTACCTGACCACCCAGGTCTGGCGGGCGCTCCTCGAGTCGGTCGCCTCCGAGCAGGGCGCCCGCATGAGCGCCATGGACAGCGCCACCCGAAACGCCGGCGACATGATCGACCGGCTCACCCTCATCGCGAACCGCACGCGCCAGGCCGCCATCACCAAGGAGCTGATGGAGATCGTCTCGGGCGCCGAAGCCCTCAAGTAG